The nucleotide sequence AGCCTCGACGACCTGTTTCGCGACCTGAGCAATCTGGGGCGGATTTTCTCGGTCGAAGCCTCCGCGCAAAAGCAGGTCGAACAGATGCGCAGCCGCATCGACTCGGTACGCCAGACCGTGGCGCAAGCGCAGCACACGCCAACAGTGTTTTTGTACGACAGCGGCGAAGATCGCCCGACCACTTCCGGACGCCTGGGCATGCCCCAGGCGCTGATCGAAAGCGCCGGTGGCCGCAACGTGATGGACGATGTGTCCGCCAGCTGGACGCAAGTGAACTGGGAAAGTGTGGTCGAGCGTGACCCCGAGGTCATCGTCATTGTCGATTACGGTCCGCGTAGCTGGCAGCAGAAACGTGATTTCCTGCTCAACCAGCCGGCGCTGAAGGATGTGCGCGCCATTCGCGAGCAGCGCTTCATCGTGCTGACTTATCTGGAAGTCACGCCCGCGGTTGAAAACGCCCTGGCCATCGAGAAGATCGCGGCGGGCCTGTACCCCGAATTGTTCGAGCGGCGTGCGCCGTGATCAGGGTGCGTGGCCCAGGCGGCTACCGCTGGCTGATCGTGGGCTTGAGCGCAGCTCTGCTGTTGTCGTGCGTCATGGCCCTGGCGTTCGGGCCGGCAGGGGTGCCGTTGGGCAAGGTGGCGGGTATCGTCGCTGAGCGTCTGGGCCTGGAGGTGCCGGTGTCATGGACGCAGAACCAGGCGCACATCGTCTGGCTGATTCGCGCGCCACGGGTGCTGTTGGGCGCCTTGGTCGGCGCCGGCCTGGCGCTGGTGGGCACGGCGTTGCAAGCGGTCACCCGAAATCCCCTGGCCGATCCGCATCTGCTGGGCATCAGCTCCGGTGCGGCGCTCGGGGCCGTGCTGGTGATCCTTTATCTGGGCGAGTTTCTTGGCGTGTTCAGTCTGCCGCTGGCGGCGTTTCTCGGTGCGGCGGGCAGCATGCTGCTGGTGATCACCGTGGCTCGCCGCGGTGGACGCCTGGACAGCGACCGGTTGCTGCTGGCCGGGGTGGCGGTGTCATTCGTGCTGATGGCGATGGTCAACCTGCTGCTGTACACCGGCGATCAGCACGCGGCAGCTTCGGTGGTGTTCTGGATGCTCGGCGGCCTGGGCTCTGCGCGTTGGAACGTCATCTGGGTGCCAGCGATCTGTGTGCTGCTGGGGCTGGTCGCCTTGCGCGTGATGGCGCGCGGGCTGAATGCGCTGATGAGTGGCGAACAGACCGCTGTCAGCCTCGGCTTCAGTGGACGGCGCCTGAGGGTGCAGGTGTTCATCTGCACGTCATTGCTGACCGGCGTGCTGGTGTCGCTGTCGGGTGCCATCGGCTTTGTCGGCCTGATGGTGCCGCACATGGCACGGGCGTTGGTCGGTGCAGAGAACGGTCGGTTGATCCCGGTGAGCGCGTTGCTCGGCGCGATATTCCTGGTGTGGGTTGACGTCGCGGCGCGCACGCTGATCGCCCCCGAGGATTTGCCCATTGGCATTGCCACGGCGGCGCTTGGCGGGGTGTTCTTCATCCTGTTGTTGAGGCGGTGAGGGCGCGCGATCAGCGGCCCATCCGCACACTGGCAAACGTCGACTCATTGCGCGCATGGTCGAGCGCGGTCACCGGGGTGGGCGCCGGCAGGGTGGTCACCCGTTTGCGCCCCATCGGTGAGCCCGCACGCTCGTCGCTGGGCGGCACGCCGAAGTGCTCGCGGTAGCATTTGGAAAAGTGCGGCGTGGAGACAAAACCGCAGACCGTCGCCAGTTCGATCATCGGCATCGACGTCTGCTTGAGCAGTTGCCGTGCCCGAATCAGGCGCAAGCGCAGGTAGTAACGAGACGGTGTGCATTGCAGGTATTTCTGGAACAGACGCTCCAGTTGCCGGCGTGACAGGTCGACGTATTCGGCGAGGTGGTCGAGGTCGATGGGTTCTTCGAGGTTGGCCTCCATCAGCGCGACGATTTCCTGCAACTTGGGCTGATGGGTGCCCAGTACGTGCTTGAGCGGTACGCGCTGGTGGTCCTGTTCGTTGCGGATGCGCTCGTAGACGAACATCTCCGAGATGGCCGCCGACAACTCACGGCCATGATCGCGACCGATCAGGTGCAGCATCATGTCCATGGGCGCGGTGCCGCCGGAGCTGGTGAAGCGGTTGCGGTCGAGGGTGAACAGCCTGGCGCTCACGCCGACGCGGGGGAAGGCTTCCTGCATGGCCGCCAGGCATTCCCAGTGCACGCTGCATTCGTAGCCATCGAGCAGGCCGGCCTGGGCCAGCGCCCAACTGCCGGTGCAAATGCCCCCCAGCCTGCGCGACTGACGGGCCAGGG is from Pseudomonas sp. MYb118 and encodes:
- a CDS encoding ABC transporter substrate-binding protein; protein product: MDHPMMNVRYLIGLLLVAFALPGLASEYPLTIRSCDRDVTFAKAPQRVVVHDVNMSAMLLHLGLRERIVGYTGFTKSKHRDPWVDTALQGVPQLANRYPSIETLLSADTELFFAGWNYGMHVGGPVTPSTLAPFGIAVYELSESCSWIMQQKRASLDDLFRDLSNLGRIFSVEASAQKQVEQMRSRIDSVRQTVAQAQHTPTVFLYDSGEDRPTTSGRLGMPQALIESAGGRNVMDDVSASWTQVNWESVVERDPEVIVIVDYGPRSWQQKRDFLLNQPALKDVRAIREQRFIVLTYLEVTPAVENALAIEKIAAGLYPELFERRAP
- a CDS encoding FecCD family ABC transporter permease; protein product: MRVRGPGGYRWLIVGLSAALLLSCVMALAFGPAGVPLGKVAGIVAERLGLEVPVSWTQNQAHIVWLIRAPRVLLGALVGAGLALVGTALQAVTRNPLADPHLLGISSGAALGAVLVILYLGEFLGVFSLPLAAFLGAAGSMLLVITVARRGGRLDSDRLLLAGVAVSFVLMAMVNLLLYTGDQHAAASVVFWMLGGLGSARWNVIWVPAICVLLGLVALRVMARGLNALMSGEQTAVSLGFSGRRLRVQVFICTSLLTGVLVSLSGAIGFVGLMVPHMARALVGAENGRLIPVSALLGAIFLVWVDVAARTLIAPEDLPIGIATAALGGVFFILLLRR
- a CDS encoding GlxA family transcriptional regulator codes for the protein MTPMSSLDGKPTQSVGFLLLDRFTLISLSCAIEPLRMANQLTGKQLYRWHTFSPGGKQVWASDGVPITPDASWDEACRSDSGLADTLIVCGGVGIQGAITREHTTWLKTLARQSRRLGGICTGSWALAQAGLLDGYECSVHWECLAAMQEAFPRVGVSARLFTLDRNRFTSSGGTAPMDMMLHLIGRDHGRELSAAISEMFVYERIRNEQDHQRVPLKHVLGTHQPKLQEIVALMEANLEEPIDLDHLAEYVDLSRRQLERLFQKYLQCTPSRYYLRLRLIRARQLLKQTSMPMIELATVCGFVSTPHFSKCYREHFGVPPSDERAGSPMGRKRVTTLPAPTPVTALDHARNESTFASVRMGR